Within Candidatus Methylomirabilota bacterium, the genomic segment ATCTGCTCGGCGTCGGCCATCTGGGGCACCCACTTCGGGCTCACGAACGACGTGAACTCGATGGTGCGGAGGCCGGTACCGGACAGGGCGTCGACCAGGCCGATCTTCTGCTCGAGGGTGATCGGGCCCTTCTCGAACTGGAAGCCCTCCCGGGGGCCCACTTCCTTGATCGTCACGCGTGCCGGCATGTCGCTCATCCGATGACCCTCCGTGACGCCAGGGCGTCGATCTCGTCGGTGGAGATGCCCAGCTCTTCCAGGATCTCGCGGGTGTGCTCGCCCAGCCGCGGCGCGGGGCGGCGAAGCGCCATGTCGAACGCGCTGCTGCGCACCGGCAGCTTGGGCAGCTTGGCGGTGCCGTGCCCGGGCAGCGGCGTGGCGACGAACTGGCCAGAGGCGTTGAGATGCGGATCGTCCACCAGCTGGTCGGGCCGCCGCAGCGGCGCGAACGGCACCTTCGCGCGCTCGAGCCGCTCGGAGATCTCGACGCCGGTGTGGCGGGCCATCTCCTGCTGGATGCGCTCGGGCAGCCAGTCGCGCGCGGCCACCCGCCGGGCGTTGTCGGCGAGCCGCTCGTCGCCGAGGAGATCGTGCAGCGCGAACGCCTTGCAGAAGCGCTCCCAGTGGCCGTTCGAGGTGATGCCGATGAAGACCTGCTCGCCGTCGGAGGCGGTGAAGAGCTGGTAGACGCCCCAGCCCATGCGCGTGCCCTGGCGGATCTCCGGCATGGGCGCCGACGGCTCGCCGGTCGCCGCGTGCTGAGCGAGCCACTGCGCCACCCAGAACACGGTGGTCTCGAAGAGGCCCGAGGTGATCTGCTGGCCGCGGCCGGTGTGCGCGCGCTGCTGGAGCGCGGCGAGCACCGCGATGACGCCGTAGGCCGCCGCGCCGACGTCCACGATGGACGCGCCCGCGCGGAGGGGCTGGCCGCGGGGCCCGGTCATGAAGGCCAGCCCGGCCGACATCTGGGCCAGCTCGTCGAGGAACGGGCGCGCCTCGTACGGGCCGGGGAGGAAGCCCTTCAGCGCCAGATAGATGATGCCGGGGTTGGTGCGGGCCAGCACCTCGTAGCCCAGGCCCAGGCCCTCGACGGCGCCGTACGCGAAGTTGTCGATCACGATGTCGGAGGCGGCGGCCAGCCGGAGGAACAGCGCGCGGCCCTCCGCCGAGCCCTTCAGGTCGAGGGCGATCGAGCGCTTGTTGCGGTTCAGGAAATGGAAGTTCGCCGAGGTGCCCGCGGGCATCGTGCGCGACTGATCGCCCTCGCCCGGCCGCTCCACCTTGATCACGTCGGCGCCCAGATCGGCCAGCAGCAGCCCGGCCGACGGCCCCGCGATGATGTGCCCCAGCTCGAGCACGCGCAGGCCCTCGAGCGGCAACGCGCTGGTCATGTCGCCCCGCATTGTACTGCACGCACCCGATCAGCACCTCCCGCCACTAAATCCCCGCCACGCTAAGATGGGGTCAGGTCTTGCATTACGACATTTGCCGCAGTGCGATGTCGTAATGCAAGACCTGACCCCCGAAAGGAGGGCATGCGGATGCGATTCTTGATTGCGGTGGGGCTGGTGGCCGGGGCCATGCTGCTCGCGGGCCGGGCCGAGGCCCAGTATCGCTACACGGACGACAAGGGCGTGAGCAAGACGGCGCAGTACAAGCTGGAGGTGCCGACGCGCTACCGGGAGGCCGCGGTGTGGATCGGGCCGATCGGAGCGGGCAAGCCCGCGCTGAGCCGGGAGCAGAACGAGACCCGCCAGCGCTGGGACACCTATCGTCGCATCGGGGAGTCCGTGTCGAGACGGGCCCCGGCGGTACGACGCGTGGAGGCCGTCGAGACGGAGAAGTGCAAGTAGCACCCCGCTGCTCGTGGGCGGGCCGTATGCCTGGCCCGCCCACCCCCGCCTGAGGTAGGCTCGACCGCATGACCGGCCGGCTCGACCGTCCCAGTGGCGCCCTGCACGTCGAGATCATCGACGCGGCCGCGCCGTGGTCGGGCGACGCTCCGCTCATCGTGTTTCACCACGGCATCGGCGCGACCGCCGACATCTGGGCGGACTGGCTGCCCG encodes:
- a CDS encoding CaiB/BaiF CoA-transferase family protein; this translates as MTSALPLEGLRVLELGHIIAGPSAGLLLADLGADVIKVERPGEGDQSRTMPAGTSANFHFLNRNKRSIALDLKGSAEGRALFLRLAAASDIVIDNFAYGAVEGLGLGYEVLARTNPGIIYLALKGFLPGPYEARPFLDELAQMSAGLAFMTGPRGQPLRAGASIVDVGAAAYGVIAVLAALQQRAHTGRGQQITSGLFETTVFWVAQWLAQHAATGEPSAPMPEIRQGTRMGWGVYQLFTASDGEQVFIGITSNGHWERFCKAFALHDLLGDERLADNARRVAARDWLPERIQQEMARHTGVEISERLERAKVPFAPLRRPDQLVDDPHLNASGQFVATPLPGHGTAKLPKLPVRSSAFDMALRRPAPRLGEHTREILEELGISTDEIDALASRRVIG